In Arthrobacter citreus, a single genomic region encodes these proteins:
- a CDS encoding SRPBCC family protein — MSKTTNYSLTINAPIEAVFEVIDSDEHMKKWMDGFIENQYDENYNRENPVGHKFKQKLKEDEEIQEYEGEIISYKPPKELSVRLKHSNFTVDAIYHLSSIGANQTNLDYECKLEMESMMGFIFSWFEKRTLVKQLDRLKKYAEERFDGVL, encoded by the coding sequence ATGTCAAAAACAACAAATTATAGCTTAACTATTAATGCGCCGATAGAAGCTGTTTTTGAAGTAATCGACTCAGATGAGCACATGAAAAAGTGGATGGACGGGTTTATCGAGAATCAGTATGATGAAAATTATAATAGAGAAAATCCAGTGGGGCATAAATTTAAGCAAAAGCTAAAAGAGGACGAGGAGATTCAAGAATACGAAGGAGAAATCATTTCATATAAACCTCCAAAAGAGCTTAGCGTCCGTTTAAAGCATTCTAATTTTACTGTTGATGCTATCTATCACCTATCTTCTATAGGAGCTAATCAAACCAATTTAGACTATGAGTGTAAATTGGAAATGGAATCAATGATGGGCTTCATATTCAGTTGGTTTGAAAAACGAACTTTAGTTAAACAATTAGATCGATTAAAAAAATATGCAGAAGAACGTTTTGATGGTGTACTATAA
- a CDS encoding PaaI family thioesterase — translation MTLMHALGMTIESVEEGKVVMKMEVTDKVHQPFGYLHGGASVALAETVASVGTFSMIDQENQLAFGLEINANHLRSVRDGVVTAIGTAVHTGKTTMVWDIKIYSEDEQLICISRCTVAIKDKRN, via the coding sequence ATGACCTTAATGCATGCTTTAGGTATGACGATCGAGTCGGTTGAAGAGGGAAAAGTAGTGATGAAAATGGAAGTAACTGACAAAGTACATCAACCATTCGGTTATTTACACGGAGGTGCTTCAGTTGCTTTAGCTGAAACAGTTGCAAGTGTAGGGACGTTTTCGATGATTGATCAAGAGAATCAACTTGCTTTTGGTCTTGAAATAAACGCAAATCATCTTAGATCTGTACGTGATGGGGTTGTAACTGCTATTGGAACTGCAGTACATACTGGTAAAACGACAATGGTTTGGGATATAAAAATCTATTCTGAGGATGAGCAATTGATTTGTATCTCAAGATGTACAGTTGCTATTAAAGATAAACGAAATTAA
- a CDS encoding 3D domain-containing protein, translating into MKTMAKNIEHNTNWNNYKKVTVTATGYTAGRESTGKSPKDHSYGITYSGVEVKRDLFSTIAADLNIFPIGTILFIPGYGYGVVADKGAAVKGHHLDLYFQTVGDVFEHWGKKKLTVYIIKQGTGRFTESDLKGLNEQNSLQVFRQQSKN; encoded by the coding sequence ATGAAAACAATGGCAAAAAACATCGAACATAATACGAATTGGAATAATTATAAAAAGGTAACAGTTACAGCAACAGGATATACAGCTGGAAGAGAATCGACAGGGAAAAGTCCCAAGGACCATTCATACGGAATTACTTATTCAGGTGTGGAAGTAAAGAGGGATTTATTTTCAACTATAGCAGCTGACTTAAATATCTTTCCGATTGGAACGATCTTATTTATTCCTGGATACGGTTATGGCGTCGTAGCTGATAAAGGTGCAGCCGTTAAAGGACATCACTTGGATTTATACTTTCAAACCGTTGGAGATGTATTTGAGCATTGGGGAAAGAAGAAATTAACTGTTTATATCATAAAACAAGGAACTGGAAGATTTACTGAATCAGATTTAAAAGGATTGAATGAACAAAATTCGTTACAAGTATTTAGGCAGCAATCAAAAAATTAG
- a CDS encoding NUDIX hydrolase, producing MSKRGNVWLGVAGLVKDSVGRWLVVKKKYSGLKGLWSLPAGFVKQDETVDQAVLREISEETGVKATLIGLIGVRTGVIREEISDNMLIFLLQADDTTISIQEEELSDARFLSEDELLKDPTSSLLIKYLIENPPNEPMGVVKGLNPGDQFQYTTYHFIK from the coding sequence ATGAGTAAAAGAGGCAATGTATGGCTAGGAGTAGCGGGGTTAGTTAAAGACTCTGTCGGAAGATGGTTAGTTGTAAAGAAAAAATATAGTGGATTAAAAGGTTTATGGTCTTTACCAGCAGGGTTTGTAAAGCAAGATGAAACGGTTGATCAAGCAGTGCTAAGAGAGATTAGTGAAGAAACTGGTGTAAAAGCAACTTTAATTGGATTAATAGGTGTAAGAACTGGCGTTATTCGTGAAGAAATCAGTGATAATATGCTAATTTTTTTACTCCAAGCAGATGATACTACTATTTCGATTCAAGAGGAAGAATTATCAGATGCACGATTTTTATCGGAAGATGAACTACTTAAGGATCCTACCTCATCATTACTAATTAAATATTTAATTGAAAATCCACCCAATGAACCAATGGGAGTAGTAAAAGGATTAAATCCGGGGGATCAGTTCCAATATACAACTTATCATTTTATTAAGTAA